A stretch of Aeromicrobium tamlense DNA encodes these proteins:
- a CDS encoding flavin reductase family protein, whose product MTAFFPTNQDLDAGRLRSAFGNFPTGVVAVAAEVDGEPVGLAASSFTSVSLDPPLVSINLAATSKTWPDLRRAERLGVTVLASHHGPLCRQLAGPVEQRFEGIEYSVSPEGAIFVDDGMATFDTTIHREVEAGDHVLVLLELHAVDHRVDGGPLLFHRSAFGRLAVAE is encoded by the coding sequence ATGACCGCGTTCTTCCCCACGAACCAGGACCTCGACGCGGGGCGCCTGCGGTCGGCGTTCGGGAACTTCCCCACGGGCGTGGTGGCGGTGGCCGCCGAGGTCGACGGTGAGCCCGTCGGCCTCGCGGCCAGCAGCTTCACCAGCGTGAGCCTCGACCCGCCACTCGTCTCCATCAACCTGGCCGCCACGTCGAAGACCTGGCCCGACCTGCGCCGGGCCGAGCGGCTCGGCGTCACGGTGCTGGCCAGCCATCACGGACCCCTGTGCCGGCAGCTCGCGGGCCCGGTGGAGCAGCGCTTCGAGGGGATCGAGTACAGCGTCAGCCCTGAGGGGGCGATCTTCGTCGACGACGGCATGGCCACGTTCGACACGACGATCCACCGGGAGGTGGAGGCCGGTGACCACGTCCTCGTGCTGCTCGAGCTGCACGCCGTCGACCACCGCGTCGACGGGGGACCGCTGCTGTTCCACCGCAGCGCCTTCGGCCGGCTGGCCGTCGCGGAGTAG
- a CDS encoding DMT family transporter: MNARLGLLQVCAAGVLWGTGGLVVTVLHERDGVGAMTVSAWRMLIAAVALVAFVVLTRRLGSVRTVLREHPVTAIVIGCGTAIYQGLYFVSVLMVGVSVATVVSLGLAPVLAATWEHLRARTRPGVPDVAVLAAALTGLVLISATAGHGTAAPADRPVLGLVLAVAAGATYAATTVLGHVLAPRLEPVALTTCATGAGAVLLAPFLVLAVASGEPVAGTSPGSLALLAYLGIATMALSYGLLYAGLRTTSGSAATVATLVEPISAAALAAVVLGERLGPAGLVGAVLILCAVVALRPEEDQPVAA; the protein is encoded by the coding sequence GTGAACGCGCGCCTCGGACTGCTGCAGGTCTGCGCGGCGGGCGTGCTGTGGGGCACGGGCGGCCTCGTCGTCACCGTCCTGCACGAGCGCGACGGCGTCGGTGCGATGACCGTCAGCGCGTGGCGCATGCTCATCGCGGCGGTCGCGCTGGTCGCGTTCGTGGTGCTGACGAGGCGCCTCGGGTCGGTGCGCACCGTCCTGCGTGAGCACCCCGTGACCGCGATCGTCATCGGCTGCGGCACCGCGATCTACCAGGGCCTCTACTTCGTCTCGGTGCTCATGGTCGGCGTCAGCGTGGCGACCGTGGTCTCCCTCGGACTGGCTCCCGTCCTCGCCGCGACGTGGGAGCACCTGCGCGCGAGGACCCGACCCGGCGTGCCCGACGTCGCGGTCCTCGCGGCCGCGCTGACCGGTCTCGTGCTGATCAGCGCGACCGCCGGGCACGGGACCGCCGCCCCCGCCGACCGTCCCGTGCTGGGGCTCGTGCTCGCCGTCGCCGCGGGCGCCACCTACGCCGCCACCACGGTGCTGGGCCACGTGCTGGCGCCGCGTCTCGAGCCCGTCGCCCTCACCACGTGCGCCACCGGTGCGGGTGCGGTGCTGCTGGCACCGTTCCTCGTGCTGGCCGTCGCCTCGGGCGAGCCGGTGGCCGGCACGTCCCCCGGGTCGCTGGCGCTGCTGGCCTACCTCGGCATCGCCACGATGGCGCTGTCCTACGGCCTGCTCTACGCGGGCCTGCGCACCACGTCGGGCTCGGCCGCCACGGTGGCCACCCTCGTCGAGCCGATCTCGGCCGCCGCGCTCGCCGCGGTGGTGCTGGGAGAGCGGCTCGGACCGGCCGGCCTCGTCGGGGCGGTGCTCATCCTGTGCGCCGTGGTCGCGCTGCGCCCCGAGGAGGACCAGCCGGTCGCGGCCTGA
- a CDS encoding MBL fold metallo-hydrolase, protein MGARLDYGVVSGTFSLDGETFDVDNNVWIVGDDSECVLIDAPHDVDAILHLIGRRTLTAIVLTHAHDDHCRIAPELRERTGAPIWLNPEDRPLWELTHPDATWDEDLVDGTEITVAGTTLRAIHTPGHAPGATCLLAEELGCVFTGDTLFHGGPGATGRSYSDVDVIRASITERLFTLPPETVVHTGHGQDTTIGAERDRT, encoded by the coding sequence ATGGGCGCGCGCCTCGACTACGGCGTCGTCTCGGGCACCTTCAGCCTGGACGGCGAGACGTTCGACGTCGACAACAACGTGTGGATCGTGGGCGACGACAGCGAGTGCGTCCTGATCGACGCGCCGCACGACGTCGACGCGATCCTGCACCTGATCGGCCGCCGCACCCTCACGGCGATCGTGCTGACGCACGCGCACGACGACCACTGCCGCATCGCGCCCGAGCTGCGCGAGCGCACCGGTGCGCCGATCTGGTTGAACCCGGAGGACCGCCCGCTGTGGGAGCTCACGCACCCCGACGCCACCTGGGACGAGGATCTCGTCGACGGCACGGAGATCACGGTCGCCGGCACCACGCTGCGCGCGATCCACACGCCGGGCCACGCGCCGGGCGCGACGTGCCTGCTGGCGGAGGAGCTGGGCTGCGTCTTCACCGGCGACACCCTGTTCCACGGTGGGCCGGGCGCGACGGGTCGCTCGTATAGCGACGTCGACGTCATCCGCGCCTCGATCACCGAGCGGCTGTTCACGCTGCCGCCCGAGACCGTCGTGCACACCGGCCACGGCCAGGACACCACCATCGGCGCGGAGCGCGACCGGACGTAG
- a CDS encoding S-(hydroxymethyl)mycothiol dehydrogenase, with the protein MQQVKGVIARAKDAPVELVTINVPDPGPGEAVVTIQACGVCHTDLHYRQGGINDEFPFLLGHEAAGVVESVGEGVTEVAPGDFVVLNWRAVCGQCRACKRGDLQYCFATHNAKQRMTLEDGTELSPALGIGAFIEKTLVAAGQCTKVDPEARPAAAGLLGCGVMAGIGAAINTGALTRGRSAAVIGCGGVGVAAVAGAALAGASPIIAVDIDPAKLEAATKMGATHTVDSSRVDPVEEIKRICAETYEGAEGADVVIEAVGRPETWKQAFYARDLAGTVVLVGVPTPDMTVPDLPLIDVFGRGGALKSSWYGDCLPSRDFPMLIDLYRQGRLDLDAFVTEEIGIEDVEAAFEKMHHGDVLRSVVVL; encoded by the coding sequence GTGCAGCAGGTCAAGGGCGTCATCGCCCGCGCGAAGGACGCGCCGGTCGAACTGGTCACCATCAACGTCCCCGATCCGGGCCCGGGCGAGGCCGTGGTGACGATCCAGGCGTGCGGCGTCTGCCACACCGACCTGCACTACCGTCAGGGCGGCATCAACGACGAGTTCCCGTTCCTGCTGGGCCACGAAGCAGCCGGCGTCGTGGAGTCGGTCGGCGAGGGCGTCACCGAGGTCGCGCCCGGAGACTTCGTGGTCCTCAACTGGCGCGCGGTCTGCGGCCAGTGTCGCGCGTGCAAGCGCGGCGACCTCCAGTACTGCTTCGCCACGCACAACGCCAAGCAGAGGATGACGCTCGAGGACGGCACCGAGCTCTCCCCCGCCCTGGGCATCGGCGCGTTCATCGAGAAGACCCTCGTCGCCGCCGGTCAGTGCACCAAGGTCGACCCCGAGGCCCGGCCCGCCGCGGCCGGCCTGCTGGGCTGCGGCGTCATGGCCGGCATCGGGGCCGCCATCAACACCGGCGCCCTCACCCGCGGACGCTCCGCCGCCGTCATCGGCTGTGGCGGCGTCGGCGTCGCCGCGGTCGCGGGTGCGGCCCTGGCCGGAGCCAGCCCGATCATCGCCGTGGACATCGACCCGGCGAAGCTCGAGGCGGCCACCAAGATGGGCGCCACCCACACCGTCGACTCGTCGAGGGTGGACCCGGTCGAGGAGATCAAGCGCATCTGCGCCGAGACCTACGAAGGCGCCGAGGGCGCGGACGTCGTGATCGAGGCCGTCGGTCGCCCCGAGACCTGGAAGCAGGCCTTCTACGCCCGTGACCTCGCCGGCACCGTGGTCCTCGTCGGCGTCCCGACGCCCGACATGACCGTTCCCGACCTGCCCCTGATCGACGTCTTCGGACGCGGCGGCGCACTCAAGTCCAGCTGGTACGGCGACTGCCTGCCCAGCCGCGACTTCCCGATGCTCATCGACCTGTACCGCCAGGGTCGCCTCGACCTCGACGCGTTCGTCACCGAGGAGATCGGCATCGAGGACGTGGAGGCCGCGTTCGAGAAGATGCACCACGGCGACGTCCTGCGCTCGGTGGTGGTGCTCTGA
- a CDS encoding HNH endonuclease: MQSGDAELVEVMRRCASALQSVTCSVSDEARALAALRDAAEAALAERLEEIDRTKAFVAEDASSTTTWARRELRQDARRTRQLIRAGVTMRELPAVGEAARAGRVSSEHVARFSFALAHVDEAEVRRVEAHLVAVAELHPPSRVKSLVDRLRSVVHPEELDEAWIAGADKAHLSLNPLPDGWHVTGFLPIEVGAKLQAVLDAVAVPREAGDRRTASQRRIDGLDLVLTRVLAEGLPTDGTVRPQVHVVVDAGTLQRALAPDTASAFEPVEPAVLQGFGHVGPNLLAHLTCGADLVPVLVDRIEANRTVLDVGRRHRDAMPKQRHAVWFQQAGRCATEHCRNTVDHVHHRRRWSDGGPTDLANLVGLCSACHRHEHRHDVALARAG, encoded by the coding sequence ATGCAGTCGGGGGACGCGGAGCTGGTCGAGGTCATGCGCCGCTGCGCGTCCGCGCTCCAGTCGGTGACGTGCTCCGTGTCCGACGAGGCTCGCGCGCTGGCGGCCCTGCGTGACGCCGCCGAGGCGGCCCTCGCCGAGCGGCTCGAGGAGATCGACCGGACGAAGGCCTTCGTCGCCGAGGACGCCTCCAGCACCACCACCTGGGCGCGCCGCGAGCTGCGCCAGGACGCCCGCCGCACGCGCCAGCTGATCCGCGCCGGCGTCACGATGCGCGAGCTGCCGGCGGTGGGCGAGGCCGCCCGCGCCGGGCGGGTCTCGTCCGAGCACGTCGCGCGGTTCTCCTTCGCGCTGGCCCACGTCGACGAGGCCGAGGTCCGCCGTGTCGAGGCGCACCTCGTCGCCGTGGCCGAGCTCCACCCGCCGTCGCGAGTGAAGTCGCTCGTCGACCGACTGCGCTCGGTCGTGCACCCCGAGGAGCTGGACGAGGCCTGGATCGCCGGCGCCGACAAGGCGCACCTCAGCCTGAACCCGCTGCCCGACGGCTGGCACGTCACGGGGTTCCTGCCCATCGAGGTCGGCGCGAAGCTGCAGGCCGTGCTCGACGCCGTCGCGGTGCCGCGCGAGGCCGGCGACCGGCGCACGGCGTCGCAGCGGCGCATCGACGGACTCGATCTGGTGCTCACCCGGGTGCTGGCCGAGGGTCTGCCCACCGACGGCACCGTCCGTCCGCAGGTGCACGTCGTGGTCGACGCCGGCACGCTCCAGCGTGCCCTCGCGCCGGACACCGCCAGCGCGTTCGAGCCGGTCGAGCCCGCGGTCCTGCAGGGCTTCGGCCATGTGGGCCCGAACCTGCTGGCCCACCTCACGTGCGGGGCGGATCTGGTGCCGGTCCTCGTCGACCGGATCGAGGCCAACCGCACGGTCCTCGACGTCGGTCGCCGTCATCGCGACGCCATGCCGAAGCAGCGCCACGCGGTCTGGTTCCAGCAGGCCGGTCGCTGCGCCACCGAGCACTGCCGGAACACCGTCGACCACGTCCACCACCGACGGCGATGGTCCGACGGTGGCCCGACCGACCTCGCGAACCTCGTCGGACTCTGCAGTGCCTGCCACCGTCATGAGCACCGGCACGACGTCGCTCTCGCCCGCGCGGGCTGA
- a CDS encoding AlkA N-terminal domain-containing protein: protein MEPSDCYRAVSARDARFDGVFFTAVRTTGIYCRPSCPAVTPRQANVTFYPSAAAAERSGYRACRRCRPDSTPGSPEWNVRADVVARAVRMIGDGVVEREGVSGLADRLGYSERQVNRLVTTELGAGPQAIARSNRARTARILLETTTMRAADVAFAAGYGSVRQFNDSIRESFDLTPRELRARSRRSSHPGAGRIQLELALRPPFQGAALLDWFAPRAIEGVERVDGRTYARVLNLPHGVGAVELTLHDERVSAELELTDLRDLAPAVQRCRRLLDLDADPAAIDEALSADPLLARLVQEAPGMRLPGQVDGFEMVMRAIVGQQVSVAGARTILGRVARSRGTEVDLELAHRHGLTHAFATAESVAEAAPEEFAMPRGRAAAILAVAHAVASGDLDLHPGADRAAARERLLAVRGIGPWTADYVRMRALGDPDVLLDTDLVLRRVLAREGLDRTRTERWRPWRSYASLHLWRVA, encoded by the coding sequence ATGGAACCGAGCGACTGCTACCGCGCCGTGAGCGCGCGCGACGCCCGGTTCGACGGCGTCTTCTTCACGGCCGTGCGCACCACGGGCATCTACTGCCGACCCTCGTGCCCGGCCGTCACGCCCCGGCAGGCGAACGTCACGTTCTACCCGTCGGCGGCGGCCGCCGAGCGCTCGGGCTACCGCGCCTGCCGTCGCTGCCGGCCCGACAGCACGCCCGGCTCGCCCGAGTGGAACGTCCGGGCCGACGTCGTGGCGCGGGCCGTCCGGATGATCGGCGACGGCGTCGTCGAGCGCGAGGGGGTCAGCGGCCTGGCCGACCGGCTCGGCTACAGCGAGCGCCAGGTCAACCGGCTCGTCACCACCGAGCTCGGCGCCGGACCTCAGGCGATCGCCCGCAGCAACCGGGCACGCACGGCGCGGATCCTGCTCGAGACCACGACGATGCGCGCCGCCGACGTGGCGTTCGCGGCGGGCTACGGCTCGGTGCGGCAGTTCAACGACTCCATCCGCGAGTCGTTCGACCTCACCCCGCGCGAGCTGCGCGCGCGGTCGCGCCGCTCCAGCCATCCCGGCGCGGGCCGGATCCAGCTGGAGCTGGCGTTGCGGCCGCCGTTCCAGGGAGCCGCGCTCCTCGACTGGTTCGCGCCCCGCGCCATCGAGGGCGTCGAGCGGGTCGACGGTCGTACGTACGCCCGCGTCCTGAACCTCCCGCACGGCGTCGGCGCGGTCGAGCTCACCCTGCACGACGAACGCGTCTCGGCCGAGCTCGAGCTGACCGACCTGCGCGACCTCGCCCCGGCGGTGCAGCGGTGCCGTCGGCTGCTCGACCTCGACGCCGATCCCGCCGCGATCGACGAGGCCCTGTCAGCCGACCCGCTGCTCGCGCGTCTCGTGCAGGAGGCGCCCGGCATGAGACTGCCCGGCCAGGTCGACGGCTTCGAGATGGTGATGCGCGCGATCGTCGGCCAGCAGGTCTCGGTGGCGGGCGCGCGCACGATCCTGGGTCGGGTCGCGCGCTCGCGCGGGACCGAGGTCGACCTCGAGCTCGCCCACCGCCACGGCCTCACCCACGCGTTCGCCACGGCCGAGTCCGTCGCCGAGGCGGCGCCCGAGGAGTTCGCGATGCCGCGTGGCCGTGCCGCCGCGATCCTCGCCGTCGCCCACGCGGTGGCCTCGGGCGACCTCGACCTGCACCCCGGAGCCGACCGCGCGGCCGCGCGCGAGCGGCTGCTCGCGGTCCGGGGGATCGGCCCGTGGACCGCCGACTACGTCAGGATGAGGGCGCTCGGGGACCCCGACGTCCTGCTCGACACCGACCTCGTGCTGCGCCGCGTCCTCGCGCGCGAGGGACTGGACCGGACGCGCACCGAACGGTGGCGACCCTGGCGGTCGTACGCCTCACTGCACCTGTGGAGGGTCGCATGA
- a CDS encoding methylated-DNA--[protein]-cysteine S-methyltransferase, whose product MKTRWMDSPIGGLRLHVDAGLLTAIDFGAEPRGERVDDALLDAAEHQLEEYFAGGRREFDLPVAADGTEFQKKVWAYLRTIPYGETVTYGQVATDLGYQPGISRAVGAANGANPIPIVVPCHRVIGSNGKLTGYAGGLDRKTTLLELERPGLF is encoded by the coding sequence ATGAAGACACGCTGGATGGACTCGCCCATCGGGGGCCTGCGGCTGCACGTCGACGCCGGGCTGCTCACCGCGATCGACTTCGGGGCCGAGCCGCGCGGCGAGCGCGTCGACGACGCACTGCTCGACGCCGCCGAGCACCAGCTGGAGGAGTACTTCGCCGGCGGCCGCCGCGAGTTCGACCTCCCGGTGGCTGCGGACGGCACCGAGTTCCAGAAGAAGGTCTGGGCCTACCTGCGCACGATCCCGTACGGCGAGACCGTCACGTACGGACAGGTCGCGACCGACCTGGGCTACCAGCCCGGCATCTCCCGCGCGGTGGGCGCGGCGAACGGGGCCAACCCGATCCCGATCGTCGTGCCGTGCCACCGCGTCATCGGGTCGAACGGCAAGCTCACCGGCTACGCCGGCGGGCTCGACCGCAAGACCACGCTGCTCGAGCTGGAGCGACCTGGCCTCTTCTGA
- a CDS encoding IclR family transcriptional regulator produces MDNSSGVGVLDKAALVLAALEPGPATLAGLVTATGLARPTAHRLAVALEHHRLVARDMQGRFILGPRLSELAAAAGEDRLLAAAGPVLARLRDITGESAQLFRRQGDHRVCVSAADRPTGLRDSIPVGSQLTMSGGSAAQVLLAWEDPERMNKGLMKATFSAAELSAVRKRGWAQSVGEREPGVGSVSAPVRSPSGKVVAAVSVSGPLERLTRQPGRMHAPAVVAAAERLSQNLRR; encoded by the coding sequence ATGGACAACTCTAGCGGAGTCGGCGTTCTCGACAAAGCCGCCCTCGTGCTGGCCGCCCTGGAGCCGGGGCCCGCGACGCTGGCCGGGCTGGTCACGGCCACCGGACTGGCGCGGCCCACGGCTCACCGCCTCGCGGTCGCCCTGGAGCACCACCGGCTCGTCGCGCGCGACATGCAGGGTCGGTTCATCCTAGGCCCGCGCCTGTCCGAGCTGGCCGCCGCTGCCGGCGAGGACCGCCTGCTCGCCGCCGCCGGCCCCGTGCTGGCCCGCCTGCGCGACATCACGGGCGAGTCGGCCCAGCTGTTCCGCCGCCAGGGCGACCACCGCGTGTGCGTCTCCGCGGCCGACCGGCCCACCGGCCTGCGCGACTCGATCCCCGTCGGCAGCCAGCTGACGATGTCCGGCGGCTCGGCCGCCCAGGTGCTGCTCGCGTGGGAGGACCCCGAGCGCATGAACAAGGGCCTCATGAAGGCCACGTTCTCCGCCGCCGAGCTGTCGGCCGTGCGCAAGCGCGGCTGGGCGCAGAGCGTGGGCGAGCGCGAGCCCGGCGTGGGCTCGGTCTCGGCGCCGGTCCGGTCCCCCAGCGGCAAGGTCGTCGCGGCCGTGTCGGTCTCCGGTCCGCTGGAGCGGCTCACCCGCCAGCCCGGCCGCATGCACGCGCCCGCCGTGGTGGCGGCCGCCGAGCGGCTGTCGCAGAACCTGCGCCGCTGA
- the leuC gene encoding 3-isopropylmalate dehydratase large subunit — MGKTLAEKIWDDHVVRSAPGEPDLLFIDLHLLHEVTSPQAFDGLRLSGRAVRRPDLTLATEDHNIPTTDLDKPIADPVSRTQVETLRRNAQEFGVRLHPMGDIEQGIVHVVGPQLGLTQPGMTIVCGDSHTSTHGAFGSIAFGIGTSEVEHVLATQSLSQAKPKMMAVEVVGDLPAGSTAKDLILALITQETTGGGQGYIVEYRGEAIRALSMEERMTICNMSIEWGAKAGLIAPDQTTFDYIEGRPHAPQGADWDAAVDYWKSLVTDEDATFDKVVTIDASKVTPWVTWGTNPGQGVALSGVVPTPADFADADEREAAQNALRYMGLEAGTPMRDIAVDTVFVGSCTNGRISDLRRAADLIKGRKVAEGTRMLVVPGSVRVRLQAEEEGLDVVFKEAGAEWRGAGCSMCLGMNPDQLTPGERSASTSNRNFEGRQGKGGRTHLVSPDVAVATAVTGHLASPADL, encoded by the coding sequence ATGGGCAAGACGCTCGCCGAGAAGATCTGGGACGACCACGTCGTCCGTTCCGCGCCGGGTGAACCGGACCTGCTGTTCATCGACCTGCACCTCCTCCACGAGGTCACGAGCCCGCAGGCGTTCGACGGACTCCGCCTCTCCGGACGCGCCGTGCGTCGCCCCGACCTCACCCTCGCCACCGAGGACCACAACATTCCGACGACCGACCTCGACAAGCCGATCGCCGACCCCGTGTCGCGCACGCAGGTCGAGACGCTGCGCCGCAACGCGCAGGAGTTCGGCGTGCGCCTGCACCCGATGGGCGACATCGAGCAGGGCATCGTCCACGTCGTCGGCCCGCAGCTCGGCCTGACGCAGCCCGGCATGACGATCGTGTGCGGCGACTCGCACACCTCCACGCACGGCGCGTTCGGCTCGATCGCCTTCGGCATCGGCACCAGCGAGGTCGAGCACGTGCTCGCCACCCAGTCGCTGTCGCAGGCCAAACCCAAGATGATGGCCGTCGAGGTCGTCGGCGATCTGCCCGCCGGCTCCACCGCCAAGGACCTGATCCTCGCGCTCATCACGCAGGAGACCACCGGCGGCGGCCAGGGATACATCGTCGAGTACCGCGGCGAGGCGATCCGTGCGCTCTCGATGGAGGAGCGCATGACGATCTGCAACATGAGCATCGAGTGGGGCGCGAAGGCCGGCCTCATCGCGCCCGACCAGACCACCTTCGACTACATCGAGGGCCGCCCGCACGCGCCGCAGGGCGCCGACTGGGACGCCGCCGTCGACTACTGGAAGAGCCTGGTCACCGACGAGGACGCCACGTTCGACAAGGTCGTCACGATCGACGCCTCGAAGGTCACCCCGTGGGTCACGTGGGGCACCAACCCGGGCCAGGGCGTGGCGCTGTCCGGCGTCGTCCCGACCCCCGCCGACTTCGCCGACGCCGACGAGCGCGAGGCCGCTCAGAACGCCCTGCGCTACATGGGCCTCGAAGCCGGCACGCCGATGCGCGACATCGCGGTCGACACCGTCTTCGTCGGCTCCTGCACGAACGGCCGCATCAGCGACCTGCGTCGCGCCGCCGACCTCATCAAGGGCAGGAAGGTCGCCGAGGGCACCCGCATGCTCGTCGTCCCCGGCTCGGTGCGCGTGCGCCTGCAGGCCGAGGAGGAGGGCCTCGATGTCGTCTTCAAGGAGGCCGGCGCCGAGTGGCGCGGCGCGGGCTGCTCGATGTGCCTGGGCATGAACCCCGACCAGCTCACGCCGGGCGAGCGCAGCGCCTCGA